The Microbacterium trichothecenolyticum sequence TGCGCCATGGCCGCGGGAGGTCTCACCGCCGTCATGGGCGGCACGAACCGGCAGATCGAGAATGCCGCCGAGATCGCCATGGAGCACCACCTGGGGCTGACGTGCGACCCGGTGGGCGGTCTCGTGCAGATCCCCTGCATCGAACGCAATGCGATCGCCGCGTCCACCGCGGTCACGGCCGCTCGACTCGCCCTGCGCGGCGACGGGTCGCACTACGTGTCGCTCGACGCCGTGGTCGAAACCATGCGGCAAACGGGTATCGACATGTCGACGAAGTACAAAGAGACCAGCGAAGGCGGCCTCGCGGTCAACGTCATCGAGTGCTGACCCGGGGTACCGTCGAGGCTCAGGAGCGACCGCGCAGCTTCGCGGTCAGGGCGCGCAGCTGAGCGAGTTCGTCGTTGTCGAGGCGCGCCATGCGCTCGGAGATCGAGCGGCCGTGCGTGGCCGCGATACGCCGGAAAATGACGGCTCCGGTCTCGGTCGCCGTGACGAGTGAACCGCGCCCGTCGTCGGGATCGGCGCACTTGGTGAGCAGGCCGCGCGTGACCATGCGCTCGACCAAGCGCGAGACGCTCGGCTGGCTGATGAGCATGTTGCTGGTCACGTCGCGCAGACGCGCGGTCGAGTTCGGCGACCGCGTCACGGTCAGCAGCACGTCGTACTCGGCCTGGGTGAGTTCGGTGCTCTCGAAATCCGACCGGATGTCTTCGAACACCTCATGCTGCGCACGGAAGAGGCTCTCCCAGGCTTGCACGGCGAGGCGACGATCGATCATGCATTCAGCGTAGAGGGGCCATCACCCGTCCGGACGCGTCCGGACGCACAGAGTAAGGGCCGGTCGGAGAGGCTTCCGACCGGCCCTTGTCCCTGCACCAAGAGTGTCCTGCAATCACATGTCGGCAGCTGCCACAGCAAAACAACTACCGCACTCACTATATAACGATGAGGTAACGGAGCGGAAGACTCGTCGGTGAGTTTCGCGTGGCGCGGATGTCGATGGGGGTGTGCGGGTGGTCACGGATGCCGAGTCGCTGCCCTAGCATATTGAGA is a genomic window containing:
- a CDS encoding MarR family winged helix-turn-helix transcriptional regulator; this translates as MIDRRLAVQAWESLFRAQHEVFEDIRSDFESTELTQAEYDVLLTVTRSPNSTARLRDVTSNMLISQPSVSRLVERMVTRGLLTKCADPDDGRGSLVTATETGAVIFRRIAATHGRSISERMARLDNDELAQLRALTAKLRGRS